Proteins encoded within one genomic window of Trichoderma asperellum chromosome 2, complete sequence:
- a CDS encoding uncharacterized protein (EggNog:ENOG41) has translation MSNRSLRTAVRSVGRLNGRTARPSGLAPRQFSTSPAHGVRAVFAETENDEMNKVLNTIQETIILPAYLPEKQRKLVFDPKMKSYLEQNPIIIEVEGLEHKFSTIDRFAGIENSKTILNKALKSMQSQDDWANLATLLAGYKKAGIRLKANHWGKIVRMAGESGNIHAVIECAKQSDKTGLMFTNRETVVRVLSYINEKVTSSNWDVVETKQAQTWADQVLDLLQRKEHAIEGQPTRERLHFSRVVRGMTLFAKASAAKVKQQAGEPVEQDLVLLKDEVDLLSSLWKDSTNANLEEVADFAKLNPTLERNSNPKGVKIPTALNGSAYVKVLAQNIKGISLAREVLGEDAQGLAPVEVTLADHLRNFVKTSKSSTEGWDQEYSTIVGQAPKW, from the exons ATGTCAAATCGGTCACTACGGACGGCCGTTCGGTCAGTCGGTCGACTTAATGGACGAACGGCACGCCCTTCAGGCCTTGCGCCGAGGCAATTCAGCACTTCACCAGCGCATG GTGTAAGAGCCGTATTCGCCGAGACCGAAAACGACGAAATGAACAAAGTCCTCAACACCATCCAAGAAACCATCATCCTCCCCGCCTACCTCCCAGAAAAGCAGCGCAAGCTCGTCTTCGACCCCAAGATGAAGTCCTACCTCGAGCAGAaccccatcatcatcgaagTCGAGGGTCTCGAACACAAATTTTCCACCATTGATCGATTTGCCGGCATCGAAAACTCAAAGACCATTCTCAACAAGGCCCTCAAAAGCATGCAGAGCCAGGATGACTGGGCCAACCTGGCAACTCTTTTGGCGGGGTATAAGAAGGCCGGCATAAGGCTAAAGGCCAACCACTGGGGAAAGATTGTACGCATGGCAGGAGAGAGCGGCAACATTCACGCCGTGATTGAGTGCGCGAAGCAGTCCGACAAGACCGGGCTCATGTTCACCAACCGGGAAACAGTCGTCCGAGTACTATCTTACATCAACGAAAAGGTCACCAGCAGCAATTGGGACGTGGTCGAGACGAAGCAGGCACAAACATGGGCGGACCAAGTCCTCGATCTCCTCCAGCGCAAGGAACATGCGATTGAAGGCCAGCCCACCCGCGAGAGACTACACTTCTCCCGCGTCGTCCGCGGAATGACCCTCTTCGCAAAGGCCTCTGCCGCCAAAGTCAAGCAACAAGCCGGTGAACCCGTCGAGCAAGACCTCGTGCTGCTCAAGGATGAAGTCGACCTGCTCAGCTCACTATGGAAAGACTCAACGAATGCGAACCTGGAAGAGGTCGCTGACTTTGCAAAACTCAACCCTACCTTGGAGAGAAACTCCAACCCCAAGGGAGTCAAGATACCTACCGCCCTGAACGGAAGTGCATACGTGAAAGTCTTGGCACAGAACATCAAGGGTATCTCGCTGGCGCGTGAGGTCCTTGGTgaagatgctcaaggccTCGCACCGGTTGAGGTCACTCTAGCCGACCACTTGCGGAACTTTGTAAAGACTAGCAAGAGCTCAACAGAAGGCTGGGATCAAGAATACTCGACAATCGTCGGACAGGCACCGAAGTGGTAA
- the CYS17 gene encoding Cysteine synthase 1, which yields MFRQTAQRLAVAAAKAAEPSAYTLAVSKAQGVARGLTGAIGNTPLIRLNRLSEETGCEILGKAEFMNPGGSVKDRAALYVVKDAEERGLLKPGGTVVEGTAGNTGIGLAHVCRSRGYKLVIYMPNTQSQGKIDLLRLLGAEVYPVPAVAFDNPQNYNHQAKRHAEALDNAVWTNQFDNTANRRAHIETTGPEIWTQTNGKVDAFTCATGTAGTLAGTTRYLKEISGGRVKSFLADPPGSVLHSYISSGGKLIERTGSSITEGIGQGRVTDNLQPDIDLLDGSLHISDEKSIEMVYRCLDEEGLYLGASSSLNVVAAKEVAEKLGKGHVVVTMLCDGAYRYADRLFSRKWLETKNLLGAIPKHLEKYIVLP from the exons ATGTTCCGACAAACTGCGCAGCGCCTGGCTGTTGCGGCGGCCAAAGCTGCCGAGCCCAGCGCTTATACTCTTGCTGTGTCCAAGGCGCAAGGCGTGGCGCGAGGGCTGACTGGAG CCATTGGCAACACCCCCCTCATTCGCCTCAACCGCCTCTCTGAGGAGACCGGCTGCGAGATCCTGGGCAAGGCCGAGTTCATGAACCCAGGCGGCTCCGTCAAGGACCGCGCCGCGCTCTACGTCGTCAAGGATGCCGAGGAGCGCGGCCTGCTGAAGCCCGGCGGCACCGTCGTCGAGGGCACGGCCGGCAACACGGGCATCGGCCTCGCCCACGTCTGCCGCTCGCGCGGCTACAAGCTGGTCATCTACATGCCCAACACGCAGTCGCAGGGCAAGATTGacctgctgcggctgctgggcgCCGAGGTGTACCCCGTGCCGGCGGTGGCGTTTGACAACCCGCAGAACTACAACCACCAGGCCAAGAGGCATGCCGAGGCGCTGGACAATGCCGTGTGGACGAATCAGTTTGACAACACGGCGAATCGGCGGGCGCACATCGAGACGACGGGCCCGGAGATTTGGACGCAGACCAATGGCAAGGTTGATGCGTTTACTTGCGCCACGGGCACGGCGGGCACGCTGGCCGGCACGACGAGGTATCTAAAGGAGATCTCTGGCGGCCGCGTCAAGAGCTTCCTTGCCGACCCGCCGGGCAGCGTGCTGCACTCGTACATCTCCTCGGGCGGCAAGCTGATCGAGCGGACGGGCTCCAGCATCACCGAGGGCATCGGCCAGGGCCGCGTGACGGACAACCTGCAGCCGGACATTGACCTGCTGGACGGGTCGCTGCACATCTCGGACGAGAAGAGCATCGAGATGGTGTACCGGTGCCTGGACGAGGAGGGCCTGTACCTGGGCGCGAGCTCGTCGCTCAACGTCGTGGCGGCCAAGGAGGTTGCCGAGAAGCTGGGCAAGGGCCATGTTGTGGTGACGATGCTGTGCGATGGTGCGTACCGGTATGCGGATCGGTTGTTTTCGCGGAAGTGGCTGGAGACGAAGAACCTTTTGGGGGCTATTCCAAAGCATTTAGAAAAGTACATTGTGCTGCCGTGA
- a CDS encoding uncharacterized protein (EggNog:ENOG41), producing the protein MKLIIVGSSGFVGKALVRQAISSPAITSVVGLGRRETPVPEDLSNPADAAKLTSVVCDDFLNYSDVAKQKLSNADACIWLMAVTPNKSGAMPWDEVRKICLEYTIAGLETLSKLPRGNEAKPLRFLYVSGANTERDQTKKPWVMGDYCLMRGGVETRVLDFAKNSNGTIETCILKPGLIRDSQQGNMFINAFQNIATTFISLPIIYLDEVVAALLNQATKGFEKETLENADIARIGKEELVEREEALE; encoded by the exons ATGAAATTGATCATTGTTGGATCCAGCGGCTTCGTTGGTAAAGCACTTGTCCGCCAGGCAATCAGCTCCCCTGCCATAACGTCTGTTGTGGGACTTGGCCGCCGCGAGACCCCCGTCCCAGAGGATCTTAGTAACCCTGCTGATGCGGCAAAGCTCACATCCGTTGTGTGCGATGATTTTTTGAATTACTCAGACGTAGCCAAGCAGAAGCTATCCAATGCTGATGCCTGCATTTG GCTTATGGCTGTAACTCCGAATAAGTCTGGGGCTATGCCTTGGGATGAAGTCCGAAAGATCTGCTTGGAGTATACCATTGCTGGCCTCGAAACTCTTTCCAAGCTCCCGCGAGGCAATGAAGCAAAGCCTCTGCGATTTTTGTATGTGAGCGGTGCTAACACTGAGCGTGACCAAACTAAGAAACCATGGGTGATGGGCGATTATTGCCTGATGAGA GGAGGAGTAGAGACCCGCGTTCTCGACTTTGCCAAAAATTCCAATGGCACTATTGAGACCTGCATACTCAAACCAGGCCTCATTCGAGACTCTCAGCAAGGAAACATGTTCATCAATGCTTTTCAAAACATCGCTACCACTTTTATAAGCCTTCCAATCATTTACTTGGATGAAGTTGTGGCGGCCTTACTTAACCAGGCGACAAAAGGATTCGAGAAGGAAACGCTGGAGAATGCCGACATTGCAAGGATTGGAAAGGAGGAGCTGGTAGAGCGGGAGGAAGCGCTTGAATAA
- a CDS encoding uncharacterized protein (EggNog:ENOG41) produces MERGAGAYMYRVRKYDSPPPWLSCSNSWLRLHSDQRCIGTPLWKDNSNNARILPISNYKMSTTLPIEILLQIAQYLDCNGQYTLLRACPFLAGDFVYGRHLLADADSNGNNLVHILAQNGEEALLKSLFPDDDLERSFCVRNVIPRLKQMLLTRSINDEGATPIHLAAEKGHLAIVEWIAKRPAVDLSFEDRAGATCVERAARAGQTEVVSLLLDNPNLTTDWNASQRSNPLCLAAEYGHIETVRAILTRHGNRVNVNSRAAYGITALSLAVLRDHEAITEMLLQQKDIDINAEDYLGNSTLHMAVRSKNHAALELLLEHPNADPNVRDWYGHTPLQEAVSMGDEATVRLFLKHPGTDVNLGNSKQVTPLIKAVQECRERIAQLLLKRSDIEADKKDYCGMTAFAWAAFLGRVEIAEMLLQRPDVDPNSRDEDGVTPLSHSMHAGWEDVAEFLINRDDVEINAEDDFGWTALAHAKGAPDGISILLMKMLLQRGATMELYPEMMVMSKSMAHSDIAIDMVASMIDDHDLEAYMIKRFGQEKTNEALVDGENGVRTLLFRNTRAMRMRRDAVEGIRYQEPY; encoded by the exons ATGGAGAGGGGCGCCGGTGCTTACATGTACAGAGTGCGGAAATACGATTCCCCGCCGCCGTGGCTGTCCTGTTCTAATTCGTGGCTGCGTCTACATTCAGATCAACGGTGCATTGGAACGCCGCTGTGGAAAG ATAATTCCAACAACGCCAGAATACTTCCCATTTCCAACTACAAGATGTCTACCACTCTTCCGATCGAGATACTCCTCCAAATAGCCCAATACCTTGATTGCAATGGGCAGTACACACTTCTACGAGCCTGTCCATTTTTAGCAGGTGATTTTGTGTACGGCCGACATCTCTTGGCCGACGCGGacagcaacggcaacaacCTGGTGCATATACTTGCACAGAATGGAGAGGAGGCACTGCTAAAGTCTCTGTTCCCGGATGACGACCTGGAGAGAAGTTTCTGCGTTCGAAATGTCATCCCTCGTCTAAAGCAGATGCTTCTCACACGATCCATAAACGACGAGGGGGCCACGCCCATTCATCTGGCGGCAGAAAAGGGGCATCTCGCCATTGTCGAGTGGATCGCAAAGCGCCCGGCAGTAGACCTCAGCTTCGAAGATAGAGCAGGGGCAACATGCGTGGAGCGAGCGGCGAGGGCAGGGCAAACGGAAGTCGTCAGCCTACTTCTCGACAACCCTAATTTGACGACGGATTGGAACGCCAGCCAGCGGTCAAACCCCCTTTGCCTGGCTGCCGAATATGGCCACATCGAGACCGTAAGGGCAATTCTCACGCGCCACGGGAATAGAGTCAATGTCAACTCCCGTGCAGCCTACGGCATCACAGCTCTGAGCCTCGCCGTCCTGCGAGATCATGAAGCAATCACAGAGATGTTGCTTCAGCAAAAGGACATTGACATCAACGCGGAGGATTATCTGGGCAACAGTACGTTGCACATGGCGGTCCGAAGCAAGAACCATGCCGCCCTGGAGCTCCTCCTGGAACACCCGAATGCCGATCCTAACGTTCGGGACTGGTACGGTCACACCCCTCTACAGGAGGCCGTCTCCATGGGCGACGAGGCCACAGTCAGGCTCTTTCTCAAGCACCCAGGAACGGATGTCAATCTCGGGAACAGCAAGCAGGTCACTCCCCTCATCAAGGCGGTACAGGAATGCCGCGAGCGGATTGCCCAGCTCTTGCTCAAGCGATCCGACATTGAAGCCGACAAGAAGGACTACTGCGGCATGACCGCCTTCGCTTGGGCAGCATTCCTGGGCCGCGTTGAGATTGCCGAGATGCTGCTCCAGCGGCCAGACGTCGACCCCAATTCGAGAGACGAAGACGGCGTGACGCCACTCAGCCACTCCATGCACGCCGGTTGGGAGGACGTGGCCGAGTTCCTCATCAACAGGGACGACGTCGAGATCAACGCCGAGGACGATTTTGGCTGGACGGCTCTAGCTCACGCCAAAGGCGCTCCCGACGGCATCTCGATTCtcttgatgaagatgcttcTCCAGCGCGGGGCCACCATGGAGCTCTACCCAGAGATGATGGTCATGTCCAAGTCAATGGCCCATTCCGACATTGCCATCGACATGGTGGCGTCGATGATTGATGACCACGATCTCGAGGCATACATGATCAAGCGTTTCGGGCAAGAGAAGACAAACGAGGCCTTGGTGGACGGTGAGAATGGGGTGAGGACACTGCTCTTCCGGAATACCagggcgatgaggatgagacgGGATGCAGTGGAGGGGATTCGATATCAGGAGCCTTATTGA